From Nymphaea colorata isolate Beijing-Zhang1983 chromosome 6, ASM883128v2, whole genome shotgun sequence, a single genomic window includes:
- the LOC116256243 gene encoding uncharacterized protein LOC116256243 — protein MGSEEPWNRLDGKVVLVTGASSGLGREFCLDLAKAGCDVVAAARRTSLLQSLCDEINGMRDRPGSGGRSGRAVAVQLDVSAEEAAVEEAVGKAWAVFGRIDVLLNNAGVRGTICSPLGLTEKEWNQTLNTNLRGTWLVSKCVSKLMIEAHQKGSIINVASITGLNRGTLPGALAYSVSKTGANVVTRTMALELGKYNIRCNAINPGIFKSEITAGLMKKDWLDVVTSKTVPLGTFGTSDPALTTLVRYLAHDCSAYVNGNSFVVDAGATLPGIPIWSSL, from the exons ATGGGGTCGGAGGAGCCATGGAATCGGTTGGATGGGAAGGTGGTGCTGGTGACGGGAGCATCGTCGGGGCTCGGCCGCGAGTTCTGCCTCGACCTCGCCAAGGCCGGCTGCGACGTAGTTGCCGCCGCCCGCAGGACCTCTCTCCTCCAGTCCCTCTGCGACGAGATCAACGGCATGCGTGACCGGCCGGGGAGCGGCGGGAGGAGTGGTAGGGCGGTGGCCGTTCAGCTGGACGTCAGCGCGGAGGAAGCCGCCGTGGAGGAGGCCGTCGGGAAGGCGTGGGCTGTCTTCGGAAGGATCGACGTCCTCCTTAACAATGCCGGTGTCAGAG GCACCATCTGTTCGCCCTTAGGTCTGACTGAAAAGGAGTGGAATCAAACGTTAAATACCAACTTAAGAGGGACTTGGCTGGTGTCTAAATGTGTGAGTAAGCTTATGATTGAAGCTCATCAGAAAGGTTCGATAATCAACGTTGCATCAATCACCGGTCTGAACCGTGGGACACTGCCTGGGGCGTTAGCCTACAGCGTCTCAAAGACTGGAGCAAACGTTGTTACGAGG ACAATGGCATTGGAGCTGGGAAAATACAATATAAGATGTAACGCCATCAACCCGGGCATCTTCAAATCTGAGATCACTGCGGGGCTGATGAAGAAAGATTGGCTGGACGTTGTCACCAGCAAAACTGTTCCTTTGGGGACTTTTGGCACTTCGGATCCAGCATTAACAACCCTTGTTCGTTATCTGGCTCATGACTGTTCTGCGTATGTCAATGGGAATAGCTTTGTTGTTGATGCTGGGGCTACGTTGCCGGGCATCCcaatctggtcttctttatGA